A stretch of Chanodichthys erythropterus isolate Z2021 chromosome 20, ASM2448905v1, whole genome shotgun sequence DNA encodes these proteins:
- the LOC137008783 gene encoding nascent polypeptide-associated complex subunit alpha, muscle-specific form-like, producing the protein MEATVDRLKLGCTLSPASLSERPWLITWSMIVARISSLTTVLAALLTPLTPLPCPLLGPAPLTAPAPLTASAPLPAPLPAPAPLPASAPLPAPLTAPAPLPAPLTAPAPLPAPAPLTASAPLPAPAPLPAPLTAPAPLPAPAPLPAPLTAPAPLTAPAPLTAPAPLTAPAPLPAPLTAPAPLPAPLTAPAPLTAPAPLTAPAPLPAPLTAPAPLPSPLPAPAPLPAPAPLPSPLPAPAPLTAPAPLPAPAPLPASAPLPAPLPAPAPLPAPAPLTAPAPLPAPLTAPAPLTAPAPLTAPAPLPAPLPAPAPLPAPAPLPAPLPAPAPLTAPAPLPAPLPAPAPLTAPLPAPAPLPAPTPLTAPATLTAPLTAPAPLPAPAPLTAPAPLPAPAPLPAPAPLTAPLPAPAPLPAPAPLTAPATLTAPLTAPAPLPAPAPLTAPAPLPAPAPLTAPAPLPAPAPLPAPAPLTAPAPLPAPLTAPAPLPAPLTAPAPLPAPAPLPAPAPLTAPLTAPAPLPAPLTAPAPLPAPLTAPAPLPAPLTAPAPLTAPAPLAAPLPAPAPLTAPLTAPAPLTAPAPLAAPLPAPAPLPAPLTAPAPLPAPLTAPAPLPAPLTAPAPLTAPAPLAAPLPAPAPLPAPAPLTAPLTAPAPLPAPLTAPAPLPAPLTAPAPLPAPLTAPAPLTAPAPLAAPLPAPAPLTAPAPLTAPAPLAAPLPAPAPLTAPAPLTAPAPLTAPAPLTAPAPLPAPLPAPAPLPAPAPLTAPAPLPAPLTAPAPLPAPLPAPAPLTAPAPLPAPLTAPAPLPAPLTAPAPLTASLNAPAPLTAPAPLTAPAPLPAPLTAPAPLPAPLPAPAPLTAPAPLPAPLTAPAPLLHLSLLLSLLLHLSLHLSMLLHPCTYTT; encoded by the coding sequence ATGGAGGCAACCGTTGACCGCCTCAAATTGGGCTGCACTCTTTCACCAGCCTCTCTTAGTGAAAGACCATGGTTGATTACATGGTCAATGATAGTGGCACGAATTTCATCACTGACTACTGTTCTTGCAGCCCTTCTTACACCTCTTACACCTCTACCTTGCCCTCTCCTTGGCCCTGCACCTCTCACTGCTCCTGCACCTCTCACTGCATCTGCACCTCTCCCTGCTCCTCTCCCTGCTCCTGCACCTCTCCCTGCATCTGCACCTCTCCCTGCTCCTCTCACTGCTCCTGCACCTCTCCCTGCTCCTCTCACTGCTCCTGCACCTCTCCCTGCTCCTGCACCTCTCACTGCATCTGCACCTCTCCCTGCTCCTGCACCTCTCCCTGCTCCTCTCACTGCTCCTGCACCTCTCCCTGCTCCTGCACCTCTCCCTGCTCCTCTCACTGCTCCTGCACCTCTCACTGCTCCTGCTCCTCTCACTGCTCCTGCACCTCTCACTGCTCCTGCACCTCTCCCTGCTCCTCTCACTGCTCCTGCACCTCTCCCTGCTCCTCTCACTGCTCCTGCACCTCTCACTGCTCCTGCACCTCTCACTGCTCCTGCACCTCTCCCTGCTCCTCTCACTGCTCCTGCACCTCTCCCTTCTCCTCTCCCTGCTCCTGCACCTCTCCCTGCTCCTGCACCTCTCCCTTCTCCTCTCCCTGCTCCTGCACCTCTCACTGCTCCTGCACCTCTCCCTGCTCCTGCACCTCTCCCTGCATCTGCACCTCTCCCTGCTCCTCTCCCTGCTCCTGCACCTCTCCCTGCTCCTGCACCTCTCACTGCTCCTGCACCTCTCCCTGCTCCTCTCACTGCTCCTGCACCTCTCACTGCTCCTGCACCTCTCACTGCACCTGCACCTCTCCCTGCTCCTCTCCCTGCTCCTGCACCTCTCCCTGCTCCTGCACCTCTCCCTGCTCCTCTCCCTGCTCCTGCACCTCTCACTGCTCCTGCACCTCTCCCTGCTCCTCTCCCTGCTCCTGCACCTCTCACTGCTCCTCTCCCTGCTCCTGCACCTCTCCCTGCTCCTACACCTCTCACTGCTCCTGCAACTCTCACTGCACCTCTCACTGCTCCTGCACCTCTCCCTGCTCCTGCACCTCTCACTGCACCTGCACCTCTCCCTGCTCCTGCACCTCTCCCTGCTCCTGCTCCTCTCACTGCTCCTCTCCCTGCTCCTGCACCTCTCCCTGCTCCTGCACCTCTCACTGCTCCTGCAACTCTCACTGCACCTCTCACTGCTCCTGCACCTCTCCCTGCTCCTGCACCTCTCACTGCACCTGCACCTCTCCCTGCTCCTGCACCTCTCACTGCACCTGCACCTCTCCCTGCTCCTGCACCTCTCCCTGCTCCTGCTCCTCTCACTGCTCCTGCACCTCTCCCTGCTCCTCTCACTGCTCCTGCACCTCTCCCTGCTCCTCTCACTGCTCCTGCACCTCTCCCTGCTCCTGCACCTCTCCCTGCTCCTGCACCTCTCACTGCACCTCTCACTGCTCCTGCACCTCTCCCTGCTCCTCTCACTGCTCCTGCACCTCTCCCTGCTCCTCTCACTGCTCCTGCACCTCTCCCTGCTCCTCTCACTGCTCCTGCACCTCTCACTGCTCCTGCACCTCTCGCTGCACCTCTCCCTGCTCCTGCTCCTCTCACTGCTCCTCTCACTGCTCCTGCACCTCTCACTGCTCCTGCACCTCTCGCTGCACCTCTCCCTGCTCCTGCTCCTCTCCCTGCTCCTCTCACTGCTCCTGCACCTCTCCCTGCTCCTCTCACTGCTCCTGCACCTCTCCCTGCTCCTCTCACTGCTCCTGCACCTCTCACTGCTCCTGCACCTCTCGCTGCACCTCTCCCTGCTCCTGCACCTCTCCCTGCTCCTGCACCTCTCACTGCACCTCTCACTGCTCCTGCACCTCTCCCTGCTCCTCTCACTGCTCCTGCACCTCTCCCTGCTCCTCTCACTGCTCCTGCACCTCTCCCTGCTCCTCTCACTGCTCCTGCACCTCTCACTGCTCCTGCACCTCTCGCTGCACCTCTCCCTGCTCCTGCTCCTCTCACTGCTCCTGCACCTCTCACTGCTCCTGCACCTCTCGCTGCACCTCTCCCTGCTCCTGCACCTCTCACTGCTCCTGCTCCTCTCACTGCTCCTGCTCCTCTCACTGCTCCTGCACCTCTCACTGCTCCTGCACCTCTCCCTGCTCCTCTCCCTGCACCTGCACCTCTCCCTGCTCCTGCTCCTCTCACTGCTCCTGCACCTCTCCCTGCTCCTCTCACTGCTCCTGCACCTCTCCCTGCTCCTCTCCCTGCTCCTGCTCCTCTCACTGCTCCTGCACCTCTCCCTGCTCCTCTCACTGCTCCTGCACCTCTCCCTGCTCCTCTCACTGCTCCTGCACCTCTCACTGCATCTCTCAATGCTCCTGCACCTCTCACTGCTCCTGCACCTCTCACTGCTCCTGCACCTCTCCCTGCTCCTCTCACTGCTCCTGCACCTCTCCCTGCTCCTCTCCCTGCTCCTGCTCCTCTCACTGCTCCTGCACCTCTCCCTGCTCCTCTCACTGCTCCTGCACCTCTCCTGCACCTCTCCCTGCTCCTCTCACTGCTCCTGCACCTCTCACTGCATCTCTCAATGCTCCTGCACCCCTGCACCTACACAACATAA